The Streptomyces sp. DH-12 genome has a window encoding:
- a CDS encoding RNA polymerase sigma factor, with translation MRTLDELDEERLVRLVARGDRGAFDELYRRTSPWLAVRLRRRCADEQIVAEVMQETYLAVWRAAGAFAGSAVGGTAVGWLWTIAARRLVDAFRRRAHHAEPPVAAAERAVAPAAEDEALAGTVGGDVGDALRQLAPELREVLQAMVLDGFSVRETAVLLRLPEGTVKTRARRARIAMREALR, from the coding sequence GTGAGAACACTGGACGAGCTGGACGAGGAGCGCCTCGTCCGGCTGGTGGCCAGAGGTGACCGCGGGGCGTTCGACGAACTGTACCGGCGCACGTCGCCGTGGCTGGCTGTGCGTTTGCGCCGCCGCTGCGCGGACGAGCAGATCGTCGCCGAGGTCATGCAGGAGACCTATCTGGCGGTGTGGCGCGCGGCCGGTGCGTTCGCCGGGAGTGCGGTCGGCGGGACGGCCGTCGGATGGTTGTGGACGATCGCGGCGCGCCGCCTCGTCGACGCGTTCCGGCGCCGTGCCCACCATGCCGAGCCGCCCGTTGCCGCCGCCGAGCGGGCGGTGGCGCCCGCGGCGGAGGACGAGGCACTGGCCGGGACCGTCGGCGGAGACGTCGGTGACGCCCTTCGACAACTGGCGCCGGAACTTCGAGAGGTCCTGCAGGCCATGGTGCTGGACGGGTTCTCCGTGCGGGAGACCGCCGTCCTGCTCAGACTGCCCGAAGGCACGGTCAAGACCCGCGCCCGCCGGGCCCGGATCGCAATGCGGGAGGCGCTGAGATGA
- a CDS encoding ABC transporter ATP-binding protein has translation MPTTNAADTAPKTYAWEIRASGLRVRVGRKKMAVDGLDLCLGIGTHGLLGPNGAGKTTLIRTLATVLRPTDGELEMLGTRVGPMADHRALRRRIGYLPQAFGYYKRFTVREFVEYMAWLKEVPKAAVPAAVQRAVERVGLADRADQRMKTLSGGMVRRAGIAQAIVNDPAVLLLDEPTVGLDPAQRLRFRELLQELGRDTCVVVSTHLVEDVAAACSDVVLFADGRLVFQGTPDDLAAAGGPEHPGGSPLERGYSALLQDFEQPAGTW, from the coding sequence ATGCCCACCACGAACGCGGCCGACACCGCGCCGAAAACCTATGCCTGGGAGATCCGGGCCAGCGGCCTGAGGGTACGCGTCGGACGCAAGAAGATGGCCGTTGACGGACTCGACCTCTGCCTGGGCATCGGCACCCACGGCCTCCTGGGACCCAACGGAGCAGGAAAGACCACCCTGATCCGGACCCTGGCCACCGTGCTGCGCCCCACTGACGGCGAACTGGAGATGCTCGGCACCCGCGTGGGCCCGATGGCTGACCACCGGGCCCTGCGCCGCCGGATCGGCTACCTGCCGCAGGCTTTCGGCTACTACAAGCGCTTCACGGTGCGTGAGTTCGTTGAGTACATGGCCTGGTTGAAGGAGGTCCCGAAGGCGGCCGTCCCCGCAGCCGTCCAGCGGGCCGTGGAACGGGTGGGCCTGGCGGACCGCGCCGACCAGCGGATGAAGACCCTGTCCGGCGGCATGGTGAGGCGGGCCGGCATCGCTCAGGCCATCGTCAACGATCCCGCGGTGCTGCTGCTGGACGAGCCGACAGTCGGCCTGGACCCGGCGCAGCGGTTGCGCTTCCGCGAGCTGTTGCAGGAACTGGGCCGCGACACGTGTGTGGTCGTCTCCACCCATCTGGTCGAGGACGTCGCGGCCGCCTGCTCCGACGTGGTGCTCTTCGCCGACGGCCGCCTCGTCTTCCAGGGCACGCCGGACGACCTGGCCGCGGCGGGCGGCCCCGAACACCCGGGCGGCAGCCCCCTGGAGCGCGGCTACTCAGCACTGCTCCAGGACTTCGAGCAGCCGGCAGGCACCTGGTGA
- a CDS encoding IS5 family transposase, translating to MSERCAYPSDLSDAGWELAGPVLAAWRAERRRRALASGRPPEHELREIMNAILYVDRTGVRWRCPPHDFPPWETVYGYFAKWQKEGVFAQFNGLLRELVRQQEGRTARPSACVIDAQSVKTSTGVPAAGQGLDAGKEIVGRKRSIVTDTLGLLLAVLVTAAGVQDSDAGRALVEHIAAEHPTVRKTWGDGGYRQYLVAHAATLGIDMEIVQRTPGTRGFTPIPKRWAVERTYGRLMLHRRLARDHEALPARSEAMIHLAMTDLMARRLTNESAISWRDPVKPHQSQIPG from the coding sequence ATGAGCGAGCGTTGTGCGTATCCGAGTGATCTGTCCGATGCCGGCTGGGAGCTGGCCGGGCCGGTCCTGGCGGCCTGGCGGGCCGAGCGCCGCCGCCGGGCCCTGGCATCCGGGCGGCCGCCCGAGCACGAGCTGCGCGAAATCATGAACGCGATCCTGTACGTGGACCGTACCGGGGTGCGGTGGCGCTGCCCGCCGCACGACTTCCCGCCCTGGGAAACCGTCTACGGCTACTTCGCCAAGTGGCAGAAGGAGGGTGTGTTCGCCCAGTTCAACGGCCTGCTGCGGGAGCTGGTGCGGCAGCAGGAGGGCCGCACCGCCCGGCCCTCGGCGTGCGTCATCGACGCGCAGAGCGTGAAGACCTCCACCGGCGTCCCGGCCGCCGGGCAGGGCCTCGACGCCGGGAAGGAGATCGTGGGTCGCAAGCGGAGTATCGTCACCGACACCCTCGGTCTGCTGCTGGCGGTGCTGGTCACCGCGGCGGGCGTGCAGGACTCCGACGCCGGCCGGGCCCTCGTCGAACACATCGCCGCGGAGCATCCCACCGTCCGCAAGACCTGGGGCGACGGCGGCTACCGCCAATACCTCGTCGCACACGCAGCCACCCTCGGCATCGACATGGAAATCGTCCAACGCACGCCCGGCACCAGAGGATTCACCCCGATCCCGAAACGCTGGGCGGTCGAGCGGACCTATGGCCGGCTGATGCTCCACCGCCGCCTGGCCCGCGACCACGAAGCCCTCCCGGCCCGCTCCGAAGCCATGATCCACCTCGCCATGACCGACCTCATGGCCCGCCGCCTCACCAACGAGAGCGCCATCTCCTGGCGCGACCCCGTAAAGCCACACCAATCACAGATTCCGGGATGA